One Calliopsis andreniformis isolate RMS-2024a chromosome 9, iyCalAndr_principal, whole genome shotgun sequence genomic window carries:
- the Eno gene encoding alpha-enolase, with protein MPIQSIKARQIYDSRGNPTVEVDLVTENGLFRAAVPSGASTGVHEALELRDNDKSKYHGKSVFKAVDNINSIITPELLKANLEVTQQTDIDNFLLKLDGTPNKSKLGANALLGVSLAVCKAGASKKGVPLYKYIAELAGNDNIILPVPAFNVINGGSHAGNKLAMQEFMILPTGAANFTEAMKMGSEVYHHLKAGIKKKFGLDATAVGDEGGFAPNILENKEALNLIIDAIKVAGYEGKIKIGMDVAASEFHKNGKYDLDFKNEKSDPNTYLEPQALKNLYLDFIKEFPIVSIEDPFDQDDWESWTSMTSSTPIQIVGDDLTVTNPERIKTAIEKKACNCLLLKVNQIGTVTESINAHKLAKSAGWGTMVSHRSGETEDTFIADLVVGLSTGQIKTGAPCRSERLAKYNQILRIEEELGAAAKFAGEKFRNPHA; from the exons ATGCCGATCCAAAGCATCAAGGCACGTCAGATCTATGACTCGCGTGGTAATCCCACTGTGGAG GTTGATCTTGTCACAGAGAATGGTCTCTTCAGAGCTGCTGTACCATCGGGTGCTTCCACTGGTGTCCATGAAGCTCTGGAACTTAGAGACAATGATAAGTCTAAATATCATGGAAAGTCTGTCTTCAAAGCTGTGGACAACATAAATTCAATTATCACACCTGAATTGTTAAAG GCAAACTTGGAAGTTACACAGCAAACTGATATTGATAATTTCCTTTTGAAACTTGATGGAACCCCCAACAAGTCGAAACTTGGTGCAAATGCACTTCTAGGTGTTTCTTTGGCAGTTTGTAAAGCAGGAGCTTCCAAAAAGGGAGTGCCATTATATAA ATACATTGCAGAGCTAGCAGGAAACGACAATATTATCCTCCCAGTCCCAGCTTTCAACGTCATCAATGGTGGTTCACATGCTGGAAACAAATTGGCAATGCAGGAGTTCATGATCCTACCTACGGGTGCTGCTAATTTCACAGAGGCAATGAAGATGGGTAGCGAAGTCTATCACCACCTcaaggctggtatcaagaagAAGTTCGGTCTTGATGCCACTGCAGTGGGTGATGAGGGTGGTTTCGCTCCCAATATTTTGGAGAACAAAGAAGCCCTGAACTTAATCATAGATGCCATCAAA GTTGCCGGATACGAGGGTAAGATTAAGATTGGTATGGATGTTGCTGCATCCGAATTCCACAAGAACGGAAAATACGACTTGGACTTCAAGAACGAGAAGTCTGATCCCAACACATATCTGGAACCACAAGCTTTAAAGAATCTCTATCTGGACTTCATTAAAGAATTCCCGATCGTATCGATTGAGGATCCGTTTGACCAGGACGACTGGGAGTCGTGGACCTCCATGACTTCTTCTACTCCCATTCAAATCGTCGGTGATGACCTCACTGTTACGAACCCTGAAAG AATTAAAACAGCCATCGAGAAGAAGGCCTGCAACTGTCTGCTGTTGAAAGTGAACCAAATCGGTACCGTCACGGAATCTATTAACGCCCACAAGCTTGCTAAGAGTGCTGGTTGGGGTACCATGGTGTCTCATCGTTCTGGTGAGACGGAAGACACATTTATTGCTGATTTAGTTGTTGGACTTTCAACTGGTCAAATAAAGACTGGTGCGCCTTGCCGTTCGGAACGTTTGGCCAAGTACAACCAAATTCTTCGCATCGAAGAAGAGCTTGGTGCTGCTGCCAAATTCGCTGGCGAGaaattccgcaaccctcatgcctAA
- the Brms1 gene encoding breast cancer metastasis-suppressor 1-like protein isoform X1, whose translation MSPTSTQMPSVKDESEPEGEEMSHDSNESNQSSASCDSSAEHTDSDDSSEMDEDECERRRNECMENLVDLERQFTLLKEQLYRERITQVDTKLGEVRVGKSEEYLVPLERLKENMKTKTEVAGILKQYRLQNIQNKFLAEEQAAYQNFESEKELIWDAIHNDLQEKIRRLEEDRNNVDIHADIWLNSTSKRRRNHTERRRAVSVAGPYIVYMLNDADILEDWALIKKSLSSRKTEII comes from the exons ATGAGCCCAACTTCCACACAGATGCCAAGTGTTAAAGATGAATCGGAACCTGAAGGGGAGGAAATGTCACACGACAGCAATGAGAGTAATCAGAGCTCTGCATCATGTGATAGCAGTGCAGAACATACCGATAGTGATGATTCTTCAGAAATGGATGAAGATGAATGTGAAAGGAGAAGAAATGAATGTATGGAGAATTTAGTAGATTTAGAAAGACAATTTACACTTCTTAAGGAACA aTTGTACCGTGAGAGGATTACTCAAGTAGATACTAAATTAGGAGAAGTTCGTGTTGGCAAATCTGAAGAATATTTGGTACCTCTAGAACGTTTAAAAGAAAATATGAAGACAAAAACAGAAGTAGCTGGGATATTAAAGCAATATAGAttacaaaatattcaaaataaattCCTAGCAGAAGAACAAGCTGcatatcaaaattttgaaagtGAAAAGGAATTAATTTGGGACGCTATTCATAATGATTTACAAGAAAAGATTCGCAGATTAGAGGAGGATAGAAATAACGTTGATATTCATGCCGATATATGGCTAAATTCGACTAGTAAACGACGTAGGAATCATACTGAAAGGAGACGCGCTGTTTCTGTTGCTGGGCCTTATATTGTCTACATGCTCAATGATGCAGATATTCTCGAAGATTGGGCGTTAATAAAGAAGAGCCTCAGCAGTCGAAAAACTGAAATAATCTAA
- the Brms1 gene encoding breast cancer metastasis-suppressor 1-like protein isoform X2 produces MPSVKDESEPEGEEMSHDSNESNQSSASCDSSAEHTDSDDSSEMDEDECERRRNECMENLVDLERQFTLLKEQLYRERITQVDTKLGEVRVGKSEEYLVPLERLKENMKTKTEVAGILKQYRLQNIQNKFLAEEQAAYQNFESEKELIWDAIHNDLQEKIRRLEEDRNNVDIHADIWLNSTSKRRRNHTERRRAVSVAGPYIVYMLNDADILEDWALIKKSLSSRKTEII; encoded by the exons ATGCCAAGTGTTAAAGATGAATCGGAACCTGAAGGGGAGGAAATGTCACACGACAGCAATGAGAGTAATCAGAGCTCTGCATCATGTGATAGCAGTGCAGAACATACCGATAGTGATGATTCTTCAGAAATGGATGAAGATGAATGTGAAAGGAGAAGAAATGAATGTATGGAGAATTTAGTAGATTTAGAAAGACAATTTACACTTCTTAAGGAACA aTTGTACCGTGAGAGGATTACTCAAGTAGATACTAAATTAGGAGAAGTTCGTGTTGGCAAATCTGAAGAATATTTGGTACCTCTAGAACGTTTAAAAGAAAATATGAAGACAAAAACAGAAGTAGCTGGGATATTAAAGCAATATAGAttacaaaatattcaaaataaattCCTAGCAGAAGAACAAGCTGcatatcaaaattttgaaagtGAAAAGGAATTAATTTGGGACGCTATTCATAATGATTTACAAGAAAAGATTCGCAGATTAGAGGAGGATAGAAATAACGTTGATATTCATGCCGATATATGGCTAAATTCGACTAGTAAACGACGTAGGAATCATACTGAAAGGAGACGCGCTGTTTCTGTTGCTGGGCCTTATATTGTCTACATGCTCAATGATGCAGATATTCTCGAAGATTGGGCGTTAATAAAGAAGAGCCTCAGCAGTCGAAAAACTGAAATAATCTAA